The genomic DNA CATCCTCCTATTTTAGAACGCAATGAAATCCCTAAATCAATTATACCTAAGATTGTCACAAGAGGAAACAGCATCGGAATAAACATGCAGACAATAAAACTAATAATAGGAACCCCTTTCGTAAACCCTTTGCTATGCGCTAAAAAAGCGATAAATGTCAGACCTTGCAGTACGAGTAGTAAAGCAAATATGACATATAGGTTAGAAAATACCATATGTAAATATGATGTCGGTTCTACTTTTATAAAAGTTGATAGCAAAATAAATATAACGTAATACCAAACAATACTCTTTGGTAATTGTATATCTTTAAATTTAGGCCAAGGTATAACATCGTGTTTTAACTTTCTCAAAACACTGCCCGACAATATTACTGTGATCCAAGAAAAACATGCAGAAACGAGCACAAGTATACTTGGAAATAACGTTTGTAATATATCATTCATTTGTGCAAATAACTCTTTTTGCTCTTTACTAACCGGCATACCAGCAGCACTAACTATCTTTTCACTTTGCGCCATACTTTCATTAAACATATTTTGCATTTGCTTCATTAAATCTATGTTAAAAAACTTTATACTCACAACATAAATGAGCATAATACCAATTAAGTATGCAACCGTCCCCGCCATCAAAATTTCTACCGGCTTTTTTCGTTTTTTATACATATATCCTAAAACGATACCTATCAATCCAAACATAGTTA from Bacillus basilensis includes the following:
- a CDS encoding YybS family protein → MKNTKFITEGAALLAIYAILLLISMYVPILGTVVTFALPLPFILLTIRYKLSNAFVIFTAALFITVIVSQPMNLVKITMFGLIGIVLGYMYKKRKKPVEILMAGTVAYLIGIMLIYVVSIKFFNIDLMKQMQNMFNESMAQSEKIVSAAGMPVSKEQKELFAQMNDILQTLFPSILVLVSACFSWITVILSGSVLRKLKHDVIPWPKFKDIQLPKSIVWYYVIFILLSTFIKVEPTSYLHMVFSNLYVIFALLLVLQGLTFIAFLAHSKGFTKGVPIISFIVCMFIPMLFPLVTILGIIDLGISLRSKIGG